GCGAGACCATTGTTCCCGGACGGACGGGCAGCCAGGTGCCGCGGCCCTTCATGCCGGGTTGGCAGGACACTGCGGGAAACTTGAGCGTCTTCCCAGGGGGTGTTCATGCCCGGTGCGTGGCCCTGACCGGTCAGAGGAACGCGCCGAGGTGTGAATGTCCGTCAAGGCGACCTCCGGGTGGAGGGTCGGGCACATCGCGATCCGTCCGGCACCATCCGCACCAGCTGCGGGCCGCGCCACGACCGGACACAGGCGGATCTGCCCCCCGGCGACCCCGGGACGTCCCGGGCGATCACCTCACTGCGCTACCTCAAGGTCGGCAAACGGTGCGTCGATGATCACTCGGTTTTGTTCATCCGTAGCGAGAGCGCCTCCGACCGTCAGCTGCGACTGCTGTCATCTCCTCGACCATTTCGGTACGGTGCCCCTCCGCAAAGCCCACGATTGACCGCCTTCAGGGTCCCCGGATGTCGTCGGGGGCGTTCCCGCCGACTTCACCGCCCGTCCTCGCGAAGGTCGCCCCGGCAGCGTTGAAGACGCCGCCCCCGCCCTGCGTGGCCGAATTGCCGTTCACGCTGCCGGACCGGACGGCCAGCGTCCCGTCGTTGTAGATCCCGCCGCCCGCGCCGCCCAGGGCCTTGTTGCCGGTGACGCTGCCCCCGGAGAGGTTCAGGACCGTACCGGCGCCCACGCGGAAGCCGCCACCCGTCCCGGCAGCCGAGTTGCCCCTCATGGCGGCCCCGTCGAGGTTCACCGTGAGTCCCCCGGGATCTTCGCTGCCCATGTTCACGCCACCGCCGCACTTCCCGGCCGTGTTGCCCTGGAGGACGAACGTGCCGCCGAGCGTGACGGTATTCAGCTTCCCCGTCGGCGCCCAGACGCTCAGCCCGCCCCCGCAGTCCTGCGCCGTGTTGTTCTCGATGCGGCCGCCCGTCAGCGTCGTCGTCACGTCACTGTTGATGGCGCCTCCATTGAGGCCCGAGGTGTTGCCGCGCAGGACGCCGCCCGTCATCTCGAACAGGGCCGCGCTGCGGTTCACCTGCAGTGCCCCGCCGTACCGCGACGCGCTGTTGCCCTCGAAGGTCCCGCCCGACAGCGTGAGTGCGCCGCCGCTGTATAGGTTGATGGCCCCGCCGCTCATGCTGCTGTTGCCCTTGAAGATGCCACCACTGATCAGCAGCTTTGACTGGTTGAAGATCGCCCCCCCGCCGTTGTTGACCGTGCCGGTGGTCTTGTTGTTCTCGAAGGTCCCGCCCGAGATGCTCACCACCGGTTTGAATCCATCGGAAATGTAGATGGCCCCCCCGACGTAGGTGGAGGTGTTTCCCCGGAACGTGCCGCCCTCGATGGTGGTGTCGTTGCCGAGGATCAGCGCCCCGCCCGCGCAGCCGTCTGAGCCGGTCGGGCCGCTGGTCGCTTTGTTCGGGTAAGTGCAGCTGTTGTTCTCGAACAGGCCGTCCTTGATGGTCAGCAGCGCCTTGCTCGCGCCACCGGTTCTCAGGACCCCACCGGTGTAATACGCCGTGTTGCCCCGGAAGGTCCCGCTCTCGATGGTCAACACGCCCGTGTTGGCGACGGCTCCGCCGGAACCGGTCGATTCGTTCTCAATGTCCGGCGTGGGCACGGTGGCGGTGTTGCCGGTCATCGTGACGCCCCTGAGGGTCAGGGTGCCGCTGCTGTAGATGGCGCCGCCGTTGTTGGCGGTGCCGCCCGTCAGGGTCACGCCGTCGAGCGTCAGCGTGCCGCGGTTGAGCACGAGTCCGCCCCAGGTGGCCCGGCTGGTCGTCTGACGCCCCAGGCTGGCGCTCACGACCGGCTGCCCCAGTCCTTTCGTGAAGGTTCCGCCCGTCACATGAACGTTCGCGCCAGCCGCCACTTCCAGCGCCCGGCCCTTCCCCCCGGCGTCGAAGGTCACGCCGTCGGCCAGCAGCGTCACGTCCTTGCTCAGGCTGAGCGGGCCGGCGAGGTTGACCGTCCCGGGCGTCTGAAACCGCAGCGTGTCGCCCGGCTGGGCCGTGGCCAGCAGGTCGCGCAGGGTACCCGGCCCGCTGTCGGCGAGGCTGGTGATCGGCGTGCCGATCGGTGCGGCCACCCGGTTGCAGGCTGTCATGGTGACGGACAGCAGCACCAGGGCGCGGACGGGACGGGCGAGTCGACATGCATTCATGGTGAACCTCCGGCAGTGGCTGCACCGCCACCAGGGTGAAGGCCCGCGACTGGACCGCCGGCCCGTTCAGGGCAGGTCGGGCGGCCGGGCGGTCCGGACGAGCGTGTGCTCTTCGAGCCACTCCAGCAGCGCGAGTGGCGTCTCGAAGACCCCGACCGTCCGGTCGTCCCGGTCGCGGACCGTGGCGCGCCACGGCCCCCCCTGGCGCGCTGTCCATTCGAGCGCGACGTTCAGTGTCAGCTGCTGCGTGACGCGCTCCTCGTTCATCCCGACATGACTTCCCCCCCCCCCGCCCCCCCAGGCGCACCGCGAACTGGCTGGTGTTCCGGCGGTGAATCCACCGGGACCGCGGCCCCTGGGACGCGCGGCGGCGTTCCCCGGTGCAGTCAGCGTAGGAGGGTGAGCGCTGCAGTTGCGTTTCATTTGCGTGCGTCCGCTACACTCTTGAAGACTCGTCGTGCTGCCGTCGTCCCCCGTCCAGAGGGAACCCGATGCTCGAACTGAACGTAATGGGCTGGCCACGTCTGACGCGCGCGGGACGTCCGGTCGCCGTCCGGTCCCGCCGACTGCTGTTTCTCACGTACCTTGCCCTGGAAGGTCCCGTGGAGCGTCGCCGACTCGCCGCGGCGTTCTGGGACGGCCAGGAACCCGAAGCCGCACGCAGTCGCCTGCGGCTGGAACTTCACCGCATCGCACGGTCGGACCTGCGGGACGCCGTCGTGATCGACGGCGAAACGGTCGCGGTGCAGCTCACGTGCGACGCCGTCGCCCTTGCAGACGCGGTCCGGGCGGGCCGCTGGGCCGAGGTGGCCGATCTGGCCCGGGGACCGCTGCTGGCGGAAGCGGCGGTGGACGTCCCGGCCCTGCAGGCCTGGCTGGAAGCGGCCCGCGCCCGGTACGCCGGGTGGGCGCGCGACTCGCTGGAACAGCTCGCGGGGGCGGCCGACCGGGCAGGCGACGCCCCGGGAGCGCTGGAGGCCGAGCAGCGCCTCCTCGACCTTGACCCGTACTCGGAGGAGGTGTGCGCGCGGGTGCTCGCCCGCCTGCACGCCCTCGGGCGGGTGCAGGACGCGGCCACGCTCGAAGCGCGGTTCAGGATCCGGTACCGCGACGAACTCGGCGCCGCGCCCCGCCTGCCGTCCTCCGCCCAGCGCAGTCCACTCACGCCTGAACGCCCCGCTGCCCGCCGCCCGTCCCTGGAGGCTCCACCGTTCGTCGGCCGGGACGCGACGCTCCGCGCCCTGGACGCCTGGGCGCAGACGGCGGCGCGCGTGGCCCTGCTGACCGGCGAGGCCGGCGTCGGCAAGACGCGTCTCGCGCACGAGTGGACCGGGCGGCGCGGCGAACGCGCACTCGTCCTGCGCGGCAGTCAGCTGGGTCAGGGCGTCCCGTTCTCGGTGGTGGGAGAGTGCCTGCATCACATCGGAGAGGCGCGCCTGCAGGCGCTGGCGCCGGTCTGGCGGGCCGAACTCGCGTCCGTCTGGCCGGACCTCGCCCCGGACCAGCGCGCACGGCCTGCTTCGAACCTGCCCCGGCTGCTGGAAGCCGTCTCCGAAGCCCTGTACGTCGGCCTGGAGGGAACCCTGATCGTGCTCGACGACCTGCACTGGTTCGACCCGTCCAGCGTCCAGGCGGTCGCCCACGCTCTGAACCGCTGGCGCCTGCCCGGCCCGCTGCGCATCCTGGCGACCGCCCGGCCCGGCGAACTGAACAGCCACGGCCCGGTCCTCGCGTGGCTCGACGACCTCGAACGTTCCGTCACACTCACGCGCACCGAAGTCCCGCCTCTCACGGAAATGTCGGTCCTCAACCTGATCCGGCAACTGTCCGGCTCGCACCAGGCGACCGGTTTCGCACGGAAACTCCATGCCCTGAGCGGCGGGAACGCCTATGCCCTCCTCGCGTTCCTGCAGGGCCTCATCGAGCGGGACGTCCTCCGCGCGCCTGAAGAGGAGCACCTCCCCTGGACGCTCACGGTGGACCTCGACCACCTCGACCGGCACCTGCCGTCCACGCTGCGCGACCGGCTG
The window above is part of the Deinococcus aquiradiocola genome. Proteins encoded here:
- a CDS encoding ATP-binding protein → MGWPRLTRAGRPVAVRSRRLLFLTYLALEGPVERRRLAAAFWDGQEPEAARSRLRLELHRIARSDLRDAVVIDGETVAVQLTCDAVALADAVRAGRWAEVADLARGPLLAEAAVDVPALQAWLEAARARYAGWARDSLEQLAGAADRAGDAPGALEAEQRLLDLDPYSEEVCARVLARLHALGRVQDAATLEARFRIRYRDELGAAPRLPSSAQRSPLTPERPAARRPSLEAPPFVGRDATLRALDAWAQTAARVALLTGEAGVGKTRLAHEWTGRRGERALVLRGSQLGQGVPFSVVGECLHHIGEARLQALAPVWRAELASVWPDLAPDQRARPASNLPRLLEAVSEALYVGLEGTLIVLDDLHWFDPSSVQAVAHALNRWRLPGPLRILATARPGELNSHGPVLAWLDDLERSVTLTRTEVPPLTEMSVLNLIRQLSGSHQATGFARKLHALSGGNAYALLAFLQGLIERDVLRAPEEEHLPWTLTVDLDHLDRHLPSTLRDRLVQAVSGAGRPALRWMETAALLAPPFDFQAVQAGSGLTEDDALTALEQATAHRWIEAADPAGYRVRHDLLRHALQHQLQRERKRVVHGRVAAHLIRTAGAPAQVAHHLQQAGDRSGAVPYWLDATQQAEAVWAHEEVLDTLAHALECEDDANRRTDLHLRRCQHFKALNDLGGWDAELGLLAATLQGTSEASDTQRLAYVRERTHLLWRSGDHAQALAFSEPWSHGAVTPERTALLHDRAVILYRDDRTGEALKILETALADLDPAWTRLEANLHNALVLCCLELGLIRRGLAHAEHAIELFGNLQLRDGLASAHANQALIHAALDDRAAQRHALETALRHATEAQNIHLQRQCLESCCDIATEDGDWPRAATLATRGLELSELMTDHTGIQDFQARLTRLRSAHRPPPTHSNPA